A stretch of Pelecanus crispus isolate bPelCri1 chromosome 3, bPelCri1.pri, whole genome shotgun sequence DNA encodes these proteins:
- the YIPF3 gene encoding protein YIPF3 has protein sequence MSAPGGAAGGGRSGAADWGGFEDNVQGGGSAVIDMENMDDTSGSSFEDMGEMHQRMKEEEEEEAAEGEAGAAEEEDGEFLGMKGLRGQLGRQVADQMWQVGKRQASRAFSLYANIDILRPYFDVEPVQVRARLLESMIPVKMINFPQKIAGELYGPLMLVFTLVAILLHGMKTSDTIIREGTLMGTAIGTCFGYWLGVSSFIYFLAYLCNAQITMVQMLSLLGYGLFGHCITLFVTYNIHFHSLFYVFWLGVGGLSTLRMVAVLVSRTVGHTQRLILCGTLAALHMLFLLYLHFAYHKVVEGILDTLEGPNMPPFQRVARDIPVVSNAVLNTTAKAVALTL, from the exons ATGTCcgcgccggggggggcggcgggcggcggcaggaGCGGCGCCGCTGACTGGGGCGGCTTCGAGGACAACGTGCAg GGTGGCGGCTCCGCCGTCATCGACATGGAGAACATGGACGACACGTCGGGCTCCAGCTTCGAGGACATGGGGGAGATGCACCAGCGcatgaaggaggaagaggaggaggaggcggcggagggcgaggcgggggccgccgaggaggaggacggggagTTTCTGGGCATgaaggggctgcgggggcagcTGGGCCGGCAGGTAGCTGACCAG ATGTGGCAGGTGGGGAAGCGGCAAGCCTCCAGGGCCTTCAGCCTCTACGCCAACATCGACATCCTCCGGCCCTACTTCGACGTGGAGCCCGTCCAAGTGCGTGCCAG ACTGCTGGAGTCCATGATTCCTGTGAAGATGATTAATTTCCCACAG AAGATTGCAGGCGAGCTTTATGGACCCCTCATGCTGGTTTTCACACTGGTGGCCATCCTCTTGCATGGGATGAAGACCTCGGACACGATCATT AGGGAAGGCACACTGATGGGCACAGCCATTGGCACCTGCTTCGGTTACTGGTTGGGCGTCTCCTCTTTCATCTATTTCCTGGCCTATCTGTGCAATGCCCAAATCACAATGGTGCAGATGCTGTCACTGTTG gGCTATGGCCTTTTTGGACACTGCATCACCCTCTTTGTCACCTATAACATCCACTTCCACTCCCTCTTCTATGTCTTCTGGTTGGGTGTTGGTGGACTCTCTACACTACGAATG GTTGCTGTGTTGGTGTCGCGCACTGTGGGGCATACCCAGCGGCTCATCCTGTGTGGGACCCTTGCTGCTCTGCATatgcttttcctcctctatCTGCACTTTGCTTATCACAAGGTGGTAGAAG GTATCCTGGACACACTGGAAGGACCCAACATGCCGCCCTTTCAGAGAGTTGCCAGAGACATTCCAGTTGTTTCCAACGCTGTATTGAACACAACAGCCAAAGCTGTTGCATTGACCCTGTAG